In Crinalium epipsammum PCC 9333, the following are encoded in one genomic region:
- a CDS encoding hexapeptide repeat-containing transferase, with product MHLPLLQPISNNDIYITGDVSIDASAAIAPGVIIQADPDSKVIIGAGVCIGMGTILHAHKGTLEVEAGATIGAGVLVVGNVKIATHACIGSLTTIWNETVAPNQFVVAGSLIGDTGRQIADSTEVVAENESATNVATEAQEELASVNTKDATSLTVPENQNVDAAAQNPSESPHINGAVPIYGQASLNRLLHTLFPHNKSLNSLPENSSE from the coding sequence ATGCACTTGCCGCTATTGCAGCCAATCAGCAACAATGATATTTACATAACAGGTGATGTGAGCATTGATGCCAGTGCTGCGATCGCACCTGGGGTAATTATTCAAGCAGATCCAGATAGTAAAGTTATTATTGGTGCTGGTGTTTGCATTGGTATGGGGACAATTCTTCATGCTCACAAAGGCACTCTAGAAGTAGAGGCAGGAGCAACTATCGGGGCTGGTGTTTTAGTAGTAGGCAATGTCAAAATTGCTACTCATGCTTGTATTGGTTCTCTGACAACGATATGGAATGAAACTGTTGCGCCTAATCAATTTGTTGTAGCGGGTTCTCTGATTGGAGATACGGGACGGCAAATTGCCGATTCTACAGAGGTTGTAGCTGAAAATGAATCAGCTACAAATGTAGCAACAGAAGCACAAGAGGAGTTAGCGTCTGTTAATACAAAAGATGCTACTTCCTTAACAGTTCCAGAAAATCAGAACGTAGACGCGGCTGCTCAAAATCCATCTGAATCACCACATATTAATGGTGCTGTTCCCATTTATGGGCAAGCTAGTCTCAACCGATTGTTACATACGCTGTTTCCTCACAATAAATCCCTGAATAGTTTGCCTGAAAACAGTTCTGAGTGA
- a CDS encoding ABC transporter permease — MKGNLKITLWGVYSAWYRHFKVYQKTWLVNFLPPMLEPLVYLAAFGFGLSPLVGVAIYANKNISYLQFLAPGMIGIAVLSQAYFEGAYGSFVRLKLQKVWQALLTAPLTFTEVFLGDLFWSATRGCISGVITAFVTVICGLYPIGNFFVALPLIVLGSLLFAAMGLLTTGVVRSLDEMNVPLFLLVVPMYSVCGTYFPRETLPPVLRHFATALPLSPLVDLLRWQLELPKYWLLELLLLIIWIIVCTVLAWRRIYPQLFR; from the coding sequence ATGAAAGGCAATTTAAAAATTACATTATGGGGAGTATATTCAGCTTGGTATCGTCACTTCAAGGTTTATCAGAAAACTTGGCTGGTAAATTTTTTACCCCCAATGTTAGAGCCATTAGTTTATTTAGCAGCTTTTGGATTTGGTTTAAGTCCCCTAGTAGGTGTAGCGATATATGCTAATAAAAACATTAGTTACCTACAATTTTTAGCTCCTGGAATGATTGGAATTGCGGTATTATCACAAGCATATTTTGAAGGCGCTTATGGTAGTTTTGTTCGCTTAAAACTTCAAAAAGTTTGGCAAGCACTATTAACAGCACCCCTAACATTTACAGAAGTATTTTTAGGTGATTTATTTTGGTCTGCAACTCGCGGCTGTATTTCCGGTGTAATTACTGCTTTTGTCACAGTTATATGTGGGCTTTATCCTATAGGAAACTTCTTTGTAGCTTTGCCTCTAATTGTTTTAGGTAGTCTGTTATTTGCTGCAATGGGACTACTAACCACAGGGGTTGTCCGCAGCTTGGACGAAATGAATGTTCCCCTTTTTCTATTAGTTGTACCTATGTACTCAGTCTGTGGTACATATTTCCCCCGTGAAACACTGCCACCAGTCCTGAGACACTTTGCAACGGCATTACCTCTTTCACCTTTAGTAGATTTATTACGCTGGCAATTAGAACTGCCTAAATATTGGTTATTGGAATTATTATTATTAATAATATGGATTATTGTTTGCACTGTGTTAGCGTGGAGAAGGATTTATCCGCAACTATTCCGTTAA
- a CDS encoding S-(hydroxymethyl)glutathione dehydrogenase/class III alcohol dehydrogenase — MKVKAAVAFAPKQPLSIEMVDLEAPKEGEVLVEIKATGVCHTDAFTLSGADPEGLFPTILGHEGAGIVVDIGAGVTSLKKGNRVIPLYTPECRQCKFCLSGKTNLCQAIRETQGRGVMPDGTSRFSLDGQMLHHYMGTSTFANYTVLPEIALAKIREDAPFDKVCLIGCGVTTGIGAVINTANVQAGDNVVVFGLGGIGLNVIQAARMVGANMIVGVDINPDKKALAEKLGMTHFVNPKEVEGDLVPYIVNLTGGGADYAFECIGNVKLMRQALECCHKGWGTSVIIGVAGAGEEISTRPFQLVTGRVWKGSAFGGAKGRRDVPKIVDWYMEGKIVIDELITDVMPIEDINKAFDLMHEGKSIRSVITFD, encoded by the coding sequence ATGAAAGTTAAAGCAGCAGTCGCCTTCGCGCCAAAACAACCATTAAGCATAGAAATGGTAGATTTAGAAGCGCCAAAAGAGGGAGAAGTATTAGTAGAAATTAAAGCAACCGGAGTTTGCCACACCGATGCTTTTACTCTTTCCGGTGCTGATCCTGAAGGACTTTTCCCCACAATTTTAGGGCATGAAGGGGCGGGTATAGTAGTTGATATAGGTGCTGGAGTTACTAGCTTAAAAAAAGGCAATCGCGTTATTCCCTTATATACTCCAGAATGTCGCCAGTGTAAATTCTGCCTCTCTGGTAAAACCAATCTCTGCCAAGCAATACGTGAAACTCAAGGGCGCGGTGTCATGCCCGATGGTACTAGCCGTTTCTCCTTAGATGGTCAAATGTTACACCATTACATGGGAACTTCCACCTTTGCTAATTACACCGTATTACCAGAAATTGCCTTAGCTAAAATTCGCGAAGATGCCCCATTTGATAAAGTTTGTTTAATAGGTTGCGGAGTCACTACCGGAATAGGCGCTGTAATTAACACAGCCAATGTACAGGCAGGCGATAATGTAGTTGTATTCGGACTAGGTGGTATTGGATTAAATGTAATTCAAGCTGCCCGTATGGTTGGGGCAAATATGATCGTCGGTGTAGATATCAACCCCGACAAAAAAGCTTTAGCAGAAAAATTAGGGATGACACATTTTGTCAATCCTAAAGAAGTAGAGGGTGATCTCGTCCCTTATATAGTTAATCTCACTGGTGGTGGTGCAGACTACGCTTTTGAGTGTATTGGCAACGTTAAGCTAATGCGTCAAGCTTTAGAATGCTGCCATAAAGGGTGGGGAACCTCTGTAATTATCGGTGTAGCTGGCGCAGGTGAAGAAATTTCCACTCGTCCTTTTCAATTAGTAACTGGGCGTGTTTGGAAAGGAAGCGCGTTTGGTGGTGCTAAAGGGCGGCGTGATGTACCAAAAATTGTTGATTGGTATATGGAAGGGAAGATTGTCATTGATGAGTTAATTACTGATGTAATGCCGATTGAAGATATTAATAAAGCATTTGATTTGATGCACGAAGGTAAATCTATTCGGAGTGTAATTACATTTGATTAA
- a CDS encoding BMC domain-containing protein, with amino-acid sequence MEISSRLARSEQSEQTKDFRDTAVGMVSTRSFPAIVGTADMMLKSSGVSLIGFEKIGGGHCTAIVRGGISDVRLAVESGVQTAEQFGQLVSSIIIPRPMPNLELIFPMGSRLMELFDKNGYSRLSNQAIGLLETRGFPALVGASDAMLKSADVYLSSYEKIGDGLCTAIIRGTVANVAVAVEAGMLEAERIGELHAVMVIPRPLDDLEKNLPAASCWIEEKPQPINLPISVKEEKSQPINLPISVKEVEKEFVELPDLTKLPIHIEEYEE; translated from the coding sequence GTGGAAATATCATCAAGACTTGCCCGTTCTGAACAATCAGAGCAAACAAAAGATTTCCGAGACACTGCTGTTGGTATGGTCTCGACTCGTAGCTTTCCCGCAATTGTTGGCACAGCCGATATGATGCTGAAGTCATCAGGGGTAAGTTTAATCGGATTTGAAAAAATCGGTGGTGGTCACTGTACTGCAATTGTACGCGGTGGCATCTCTGATGTCCGTTTAGCTGTTGAATCTGGTGTACAGACGGCTGAACAGTTTGGTCAGCTTGTTTCATCTATAATAATTCCGCGACCAATGCCTAATTTGGAACTGATTTTTCCTATGGGTAGTCGCTTAATGGAATTATTTGATAAAAACGGTTACAGCCGCTTGAGTAATCAAGCGATTGGTTTATTAGAAACACGCGGATTTCCGGCGCTGGTGGGGGCCTCCGATGCCATGCTTAAGTCAGCCGATGTTTATCTATCTTCTTATGAAAAGATTGGTGATGGTTTGTGTACTGCGATTATTCGGGGTACTGTTGCCAATGTGGCGGTCGCTGTAGAAGCTGGGATGCTAGAAGCGGAGAGAATTGGCGAATTACACGCAGTTATGGTAATTCCAAGACCTTTAGATGATTTAGAGAAAAATTTGCCTGCTGCTAGTTGTTGGATAGAGGAAAAACCTCAACCTATCAATTTACCAATCAGCGTTAAAGAGGAAAAATCTCAGCCTATCAATTTACCAATCAGCGTTAAAGAAGTAGAAAAGGAATTTGTCGAGCTACCGGATTTAACTAAACTACCTATTCATATTGAAGAATATGAAGAATAG